The genomic segment ACTGAATCCTGCGCCTCTCTGTCAAATTTTATGTCCTTTGCCATTTTCTCTACTTCCTCCTGTTATTTTTATGAATCAAGTATTGCTAGAATGGCGGCTTCTTCGAGGATAAGACAATCTTCCCCGTTCACTTTAACCTGTGTACCACCATAATTTACAAACACAACTCTATCGCCTTTCTTTGCGATTAATGGCATTACAGAGCCATCCATTTGAAGTCGACCATTGCCCACTGCAAGAACTTCTGCTTCCTGAGCCTGTCCCGCTTCTGCACTTTCTGCGGTCTCCGGTATGATAATTCCACCTTCAGTGGTTTCCGGTTCATTGATCGGCTTAAGTAAAACCTTGTCGCTAAGCGGTTTTATAGCCATTT from the Thermodesulfobacteriota bacterium genome contains:
- a CDS encoding co-chaperone GroES; translated protein: MAIKPLSDKVLLKPINEPETTEGGIIIPETAESAEAGQAQEAEVLAVGNGRLQMDGSVMPLIAKKGDRVVFVNYGGTQVKVNGEDCLILEEAAILAILDS